The following coding sequences are from one Rutidosis leptorrhynchoides isolate AG116_Rl617_1_P2 chromosome 11, CSIRO_AGI_Rlap_v1, whole genome shotgun sequence window:
- the LOC139874857 gene encoding uncharacterized protein, whose protein sequence is MSLEGNEQFQQLLAAAQGGGAAQALPHNVTCSYKNFMDCKPTSYNGTEGPTELIHWFEKLESVFRISNCLEADRVKYATHTLSGSALTWWNSHCQTMGIDVTNATPWATVKRMMTDKYCLRNQVQKLEAEFYRHVVKNDDIESYNHRFLELASLCPSMVTPLYKMIDKYVEGLPSDIQGNVISVGK, encoded by the exons ATGTCTCTTGAAGGAAATG AACAATTTCAGCAGCTACTTGCTGCAGCTCAAGGCGGTGGTGCTGCTCAAGCTCTGCCCCATAATGTTACTTGCTCCTACAAAAATTTTATGGATTGCAAGCCTACATCTTACAACGGAACTGAAGGACCAACTGAATTGATTcattggttcgagaaacttgaatccgtGTTTCGCATCAGCAACTGTTTAGAAGCTGATCGTGTTAAGTATGCCACCCACACCCTTTCTGGGAGTGCTCTGACCTGGTGGAATTCCCATTGCCAAACTATGGGGATTGATGTTACTAACGCTACTCCATGGGCTACCGTCAAAAGAATGATGACCGATAAGTACTGTCTTAGGAATCAGGTCCAGAAATTGGAGGCCGAATTCTATAGACACGTGGTAAAGAATGACGACATAGAGTCGTACAATCATCGTTTTCTGGAACTAGCATCCTTGTGTCCATCTATGGTCACCCCCTTATACAAGATGATAGACAAGTATGTTGAGGGTCTACCTTCTGATATCCAGGGGAATGTTATATCTGTGGGTAAGTAA